In Aspergillus flavus chromosome 3, complete sequence, one genomic interval encodes:
- a CDS encoding phosphatidic acid phosphatase — translation MGHLPSKLPFSKRRLRPRIVISYILDYVILVACIAGFYILDSIEPYHQHFSLNNISLMYPYAVHERVSIPLALCISGVAPLIIIAVYTLLIDGLFSHNKPVDPTSGKRKLTGPYRFKDRLWEFNCGFLGLLLSQGLAFLITQVLKNACGKPRPDIIDRCQPRPGSEDPFRGLSNYTICTGDPAIIKDGFRSWPSGHSSSSFAGLFYLTLWLCGKLHFMDNRGEVWKAIIIIIPCIGATLIAVSRIMDARHHPFDVITGSLLGIVCAYIAYRQYFPSITEPWKKGRAYPIRSWGRDPVVPSEAAPLVTTNESTVALRNPEEERLNASGVPDTRDPTQLRASRYMPPANNPYATNMYGRDDDGHWSSSSEDVADGYEMQHGYARTQNPTYGGQLPRYETDTSYHSQMQPQVTGVSVSHPPPITTIRSDGERELTDVPPRAF, via the exons ATGGGCCATCTTCCCTCCAAACTACCGTTCTCAAAGCGGCGGTTAAGGCCGCGCATTGTTATCTC ATACATTCTTGACTATGTGATTCTTGT CGCATGTATCGCCGGCTTTTACATCCTCGACTCTATCGAGCCGTATCATCAGCATTTCTCCTTGAACAATATTTCCCTTATGTACCCTTACGCTGTCCATGAGCGCGTGTCCATCCCACTCGCCCTTTGTATCTCCGGGGTGGCTCCTTTGATTATAATTGCGGTCTATACACTCTTGATCGATGGGCTGTTTTCTCACAACAAACCCGTGGACCCGACTTCTGGTAAAAGGAAGCTGACAGGCCCATACCGGTTCAAGGACCGACTGTGGGAGTTCAATTGCGgtttccttggccttctACTGTCCCAAGGCCTTGCGTTTCTCATTACCCAGGTTCTCAAAAATGCTTGCGGCAAACCCAGACCAGACATCATCGATCGATGCCAACCCCGACCAGGAAGTGAGGATCCATTCCGTGGCTTGTCGAATTACACAATCTGCACGGGTGATCCGGCGATCATCAAGGACGGTTTTCGTTCTTGGCCTTCAG GACACAGCAGCT CCTCCTTTGCTGGATTGTTTTATCTGACACTGTGGCTTTGTGGGAAGCTGCATTTTATGGACAACCGCGGTGAGGTATGGAAGGCGATAATCATTATCATTCCTTGTATTGGCGCCACCCTTATCGCAGTGAGTCGGATTATGGACGCGAGGCACCACCCCTTCGATGTGATCACCGGCTCGCTTCTGGGCATTGTCTGTGCCTACATCGCATACCGCCAGTACTTTCCCTCAATCACAGAGCCTTGGAAAAAGGGACGAGCGTATCCGATTCGGTCTTGGGGTAGGGATCCGGTCGTCCCAAGCGAAGCTGCCCCTCTTGTGACCACCAACGAAAGCACTGTGGCTCTGCGGAATCCCGAGGAGGAACGACTCAATGCATCTGGTGTACCTGACACTAGAGACCCTACTCAATTACGCGCATCAAGGTATATGCCTCCAGCTAACAACCCATACGCCACTAATATGTATGGCCGCGATGACGACGGACATTGGTCGTCTTCAAGTGAGGATGTTGCCGATGGATATGAAATGCAACATGGTTACGCTCGGACACAGAATCCGACATACGGCGGACAGCTTCCTCGCTACGAGACTGATACATCATATCACTCCCAGATGCAACCCCAAGTTACAGGAGTCAGCGTGTCCCATCCACCGCCGATAACGACCATTCGCTCTGATGGTGAAAGGGAATTGACGGACGTGCCACCGCGAGCATTTTAA
- a CDS encoding GPI anchored cell wall protein: MKNFATVAALAAGANAFVGRSNNCCFHLTASGGESGTVGQLDDGQNRIHGGLQEAEFCIDSKGALTDGHGRGCIITGPTTQFQCDEGATPMTGWSIDSQGQVSYNGDADFVACATGQNGGLNIYTTESSDVTGCKDIKLSADSCSGSASGSSSVAVPGSSTPVPGPSSSASTPYVPGPSSSASVPYVPGSSGSAVTLHTTVTSTYCPESSTVPVIPGTPGTPGVPGTSATPGVPGTSSVPVIPVTSGTPGVPGTSGGQPSQTASSAQPSGTSTAGGSCPTDLSGEYEFPHLIIPIDSSSPDTAAGTSYNGTISSTVSTIFNFDIPSSDAGKTCSLVFLFPKKEDLETSSYSFSGDGKVDFASLQSAATQSTTYSNAPAVKEDCGDFTISPGNSYLVSTFECPAGQTVSYEMKNSGSTELDFFEDYNPSPLGLYITVC; encoded by the exons ATGAAGAACTTCGCTACCGTTGCGGCCCTTGCTGCTGGTGCCAATGCCTTCGTTGGCAGGAGCAACAATTGCTGTTTCCATCTGACTGCATCCGGCGGCGAGTCTGGAACCGTTGGTCAACTTGATGATGGACAGAACCGCATTCACGGTGGATTGCAAGAAGCTGAGTTTTGCATCGACTCCAAGGGTGCTCTCACAGATGGACACGGTCGTGGATGCATTATTACTG GTCCAACTACACAATTCCAGTGTGATGAGGGGGCCACGCCTATGACCGGTTGGTCTATCGACTCGCAGGGTCAAGTATCATATAATGGTGATGCGGATTTTGTTGCATGTGCGACTGGCCAGAACGGCGGGTTGAATATCTATACCACCGAGAGCTCTGATGTGACTGGatgcaaggatatcaagttGTCTGCCGACTCTTGCTCTGGCTCTGCTTCTGGCTCTAGCTCGGTCGCTGTCCCTGGCTCCAGTACTCCTGTCCCTGGCCCATCCTCTAGTGCCTCTACTCCCTACGTTCCTGGTCCCTCTTCTAGTGCCTCTGTACCTTATGTTCCTGGGTCCAGTGGATCTGCTGTCACCCTTCACACGACTGTGACCTCGACCTACTGCCCCGAGTCATCGACTGTGCCTGTTATTCCCGGTACCCCTGGAACCCCTGGTGTCCCCGGAACGTCTGCTACTCCCGGTGTCCCTGGCACATCTAGTGTTCCAGTTATTCCCGTCACATCTGGTACCCCTGGCGTCCCTGGAACTTCGGGCGGCCAGCCCTCCCAGACTGCGTCCAGCGCCCAACCGTCTGGTACTTCAACTGCAGGTGGAAGCTGCCCCACGGATCTCTCTGGCGAATATGAATTCCCTCACTTGATCATCCCTATCGACTCTTCCTCACCAGATACGGCCGCTGGCACATCTTACAACGGCACCATCTCGTCCACCGTCTCGACCATTTTCAACTTTGATATCCCCTCATCTGACGCCGGAAAGACGTGTAGCcttgtcttcctcttccccaagaaggaggatCTTGAGACTTCGTCTTATTCCTTCAGCGGCGACGGCAAGGTTGACTTCGCTTCCCTCCAATCCGCTGCTACCCAGTCTACCACCTACAGCAACGCCCCAGCAGTCAAGGAAGACTGTGGGGACTTCACTATCTCCCCCGGTAACTCCTATCTCGTTTCGACTTTCGAGTGTCCGGCGGGTCAGACCGTCAGCTACGAAATGAAGAACTCCGGCAGCACCGAGCTGGATTTCTTTGAAGATTACAACCCATCCCC TCTCGGTCTGTACATCACTGTTTGCTAG
- a CDS encoding Prefoldin subunit-domain-containing protein — translation MMGVPGSNLQDLERQRLELEGNILKLQESLYHWRTWEAEYDGLKDEISELDDDATMDDFLRIGREFGGSLVTEDEVKVILGERQGVTRTKQQVIDLVSRRVDYVQQNVTIMEKRLRSVENQLHAFESAEQLPAEPTSDFPMTEIVEELDEDGNVISSSIATPGDQAPELLELLKKAGVKDVPDAPNANAQPGYKTEDEPSSADKQKHGDISEKSNLRETNGSSGAYSEEMLAASESATEKQELPVTDIDESPEDAKLRREMLQYGLNEVGAVVAELELDEDASDISIDDDYDAFAYDDEDDEEEDEYGRSTRTVLSEDYHQQMRELEAKLNARGMWNMGKDTGSLPAEVQKELEQPSVVRVEKSTETSDQQAPEKKPKKKVAFAEELDIAPAPKPPTAEKKAVPPRQSDVPVLSDAVVERTASSVQDPVTNDAPKKTSRFKSARSTGGSENSIRPSEARSSLRKPITSPSPALPLFPAKPSEPKPFSQPISDVIEKPPAPRGPEGKILADTLVEHEVSQGAAMPPEPDEIDEQIHRKEIASEFYRIRNRMIQQNGGFVGEEPETVPIETEDPPKRVSRFRAARMT, via the coding sequence ATGATGGGTGTTCCTGGTAGCAATCTACAGGACCTTGAGCGTCAACGCCTGGAGCTCGAGGGCAACATCTTGAAACTACAAGAATCTCTTTATCATTGGAGAACCTGGGAGGCCGAGTACGATGGCTTGAAGGACGAAATCAGCGAACTCGACGACGATGCCACGATGGATGACTTCCTTCGGATAGGTCGCGAATTCGGTGGGTCGCTGGTTACAGAAGATGAAGTCAAGGTGATACTTGGGGAGAGACAAGGTGTGACCAGGACAAAACAGCAGGTCATCGATCTTGTGTCGAGACGAGTCGACTACGTGCAACAGAATGTCACGATTATGGAAAAGCGACTACGTTCAGTAGAGAACCAACTACATGCATTTGAGTCTGCTGAGCAATTACCAGCCGAACCCACCTCGGACTTTCCCATGACGGAGATTGTTGAAGAACTTGATGAGGATGGCAATGTGATCTCGAGCTCAATAGCGACGCCCGGGGATCAGGCGCCAGAGCTCTTGGAGCTTCTCAAGAAGGCAGGCGTGAAAGATGTCCCCGACGCCCCGAACGCAAATGCGCAGCCCGGATACAAAACGGAGGATGAGCCCAGCTCAGCGGACAAACAAAAGCATGGAGATATTTCGGAAAAGTCCAACTTGCGGGAGACTAATGGAAGCTCCGGAGCTTACTCTGAAGAGATGCTGGCGGCGTCCGAGTCGGCAACTGAAAAGCAGGAGCTGCCTGTTACGGATATTGATGAATCTCCCGAGGATGCCAAGTTACGCCGCGAGATGCTGCAGTACGGACTTAATGAAGTTGGAGCTGTTGTCGCTGAGCTTGAGCTGGACGAAGATGCAAGTGACATATCAATAGACGATGACTACGATGCTTTCGCgtatgacgatgaagatgatgaggaggaagatgagtaTGGACGGAGTACTCGGACTGTTCTGAGCGAAGATTACCACCAACAAATGCGTGAGCTAGAAGCCAAGTTAAATGCTCGTGGAATGTGGAATATGGGCAAAGATACAGGCTCGCTACCCGCGGAGGTCCAGAAAGAACTTGAGCAGCCCAGTGTGGTCCGGGTTGAGAAGAGCACCGAGACGTCGGATCAACAAGCTCCAGAGAAGAAaccgaaaaagaaagttgCTTTCGCCGAGGAGCTTGATATTGCTCCGGCCCCTAAGCCGCCGACTgcagagaagaaggctgtCCCGCCTCGGCAATCGGATGTGCCTGTCCTTTCAGATGCAGTTGTCGAGCGTACGGCATCATCTGTGCAAGATCCAGTCACGAATGATGCACCAAAGAAGACCTCCCGCTTCAAGAGTGCTCGAAGTACTGGCGGCAGTGAGAACAGTATTCGACCTTCCGAGGCACGCTCTTCGCTCCGCAAACCGATCACGTCACCATCTCCTGCATTGCCTTTGTTCCCTGCCAAACCGTCTGAACCCAAACCCTTCTCCCAACCGATTTCAGATGTTATAGAGAAGCCGCCTGCTCCCCGAGGACCTGAAGGGAAGATCTTAGCCGACACACTCGTCGAGCACGAGGTTTCTCAAGGTGCCGCCATGCCACCCGAGCCAGATGAAATCGATGAGCAGATACACAGGAAGGAGATTGCAAGCGAATTCTATCGGATAAGAAACAGGATGATCCAGCAGAATGGCGGTTTTGTTGGTGAGGAGCCGGAAACGGTGCCTATCGAAACCGAAGACCCTCCGAAGCGGGTGAGCAGATTCAGAGCTGCTCGAATGACCTAG
- a CDS encoding CDK-activating kinase assembly factor MAT1 (unnamed protein product) — protein MRTVRLRPSIPRDSSANIFSEVCPVCKSSRYLNPDMQFLINPECYHKMCESCVDRIFSSGPANCPVATCHKTLRKNRFRKQTFEDINVEREVDIRRRVMQILNRREEEFDSKRAWDDFLEQREEIIANLVHGTDVAKTEADLQKYAQENMRSIRANQALEAQEASSFQARQTQEQELARLRREAVRQEYENERRELLAGREDVLSRLAAGRPGDAATIAREGQKVLLKKSSARRSEEDRIRQKQAALRNSDARKAGQSGITAADKAGDAGDTGLIKGLKRIKTPEPEKPYDPFGGMVPDKRDYYTLQDFYPSSYLDPIRQDTRMQAGGYDLREYYSRTLLEAFAGLGCFIDEEVSEREAANTDTAATEGAAIAAASTSPAGSA, from the exons ATGAGGACGGTACGATTAAGACCCTCTATTCCCAGAGACTCCTCCGCTAATATCTTTTCAGAGGTCTGCCCCGTCTGCAAATCCTCCCGGTACTTGAACCCGGACATGCAATTTCTTATCAATCCAGAATGTTATCACAAGATGTGTGAATCATGCGTGGATCGTATTTTCTCCTCGGGTCCCGCGAACTGTCCTGTAGCTACGTGCCACAAGACCCTGCGAAAGAATCGATTTCGAAAACAGACATTCGAAGATATAAACGTAGAACGGGAGGTTGATATACGGCGCAGAGTCATGCAGAT TCTCAACCGTCGCGAAGAGGAATTTGACTCGAAGCGAGCCTGGGATGATTTTCTAGAACAACGCGAGGAGATCATTGCGAACCTTGTCCATGGCACCGACGTAGCCAAGACCGAAGCTGATCTCCAAAAATATGCACAAGAGAATATGCGCTCTATCCGCGCTAACCAAGCCTTGGAGGCCCAggaagcttcttctttccaagcACGGCAGACTCAAGAGCAGGAGCTGGCTCGTCTTCGGAGGGAGGCGGTACGACAGGAGTACGAGAATGAGCGCCGGGAGCTTCTTGCTGGACGGGAAGATGTTCTCAGTCGTCTTGCCGCTGGACGCCCAGGAGACGCTGCCACTATTGCACGCGAAGGCCAGAAAGTTCTACTCAAGAAGTCGTCTGCTCGACGTAGCGAGGAAGACCGTATTCGACAGAAGCAAGCTGCCCTACGTAACTCGGATGCTAGAAAGGCTGGACAATCTGGGATTACGGCAGCCGATAAGGCTGGTGATGCTGGTGATACTGGTCTTATCAAGGGTCTCAAGAGAATCAAGACACCGGAACCCGAGAAGCCTTACGATCCATTCGGTGGAATGGTTCCGGACAAACGGGACTATTACACATTACAAGACTTCTACCCGTCCAGTTATCTTGACCCGATTAGACAAGATACTCGTATGCAGGCTGGTGGATATGACCTTCGGGAGTACTATTCGCGTACCTTACTCGAAGCATTCGCAGGTTTGGGGTGCTTCATCGATGAAGAGGTATCAGAGCGGGAAGCGGCAAATACAGATACTGCTGCAACAGAAGGTGCCGCAATTGCTGCGGCTTCGACCAGTCCTGCGGGCAGCGCTTAG
- a CDS encoding putative nucleolar GTPase, translating to MGTGKKEATRRERQGKVGDGMGNVRVKGENFYRDAKKVKRLNMYKDGKPRRDAEGNITVAASYQSREAPVARIEPNRKWFGNTRVISQEALSSFREAVAERASDPYQVLLKTNKLPMSLIRDGQGVNGLKQHQAKMAIETNPYSDTFGPKAQRKRVKLGVGSLEDLAGETAKMHDAYVEKSDHQTHADGSLAVSGDVSAAQDDAHTTTATAVESVFSKGQSKRIWNELYKVIDSSDVIIHVIDARDPEGTRCRGIEKYIREEAPHKHLIFVLNKCDLVPTGVAVSFSRFPSYAAWVRHLSKDHPTLAFHASINNSFGKGSLIQLLRQFSSLHSERKQISVGFIGYPNTGKSSIINTLRKKKVCTVAPIPGETKVWQYITLMKRIYLIDCPGVVPPNQNDTPEDILLRGVCRVENVENPEQYIPAVLKRVQPRHLERTYGVKGSDDPLEFLAVLARKGGRLLRGGEPDFDGVAKMVINDFLRGKIPWFTPPPHTPGEEGEKVNGREGRLGEMGRKRKLDAVSEETEKNEAKSGSTSDGEFEGFGDSDDDDNDSIANLEVSDEESGEEND from the exons ATGGGtacaggaaagaaagaggctACTCGCCGGGAGCGGCAGGGGAAGGTTGGAGATGGCATGGGTAATGTCAGGGTCAAGGGTGAAAACTTTTACAG AGAtgcgaagaaggtgaagaggcTGAATATGTACAAGGATGGTAAACCTCGGCGTGACGCTGAAGGTAACATCACTGTGGCCGCTTCGTATCAGTCTAGAGAGGCACCCGTTGCCAGGATAGAACCCAACCGCAAATGGTTTGGAAACACAAGAGTGATCTCCCAGGAGGCGCTGTCCTCGTTCCGTGAGGCGGTTGCTGAGCGTGCTTCGGACCCCTATCAAGTTCTCCTCAAGACCAACAAGCTTCCCATGAGCCTGATCAGAGACGGTCAAGGTGTGAATGGGCTGAAACAGCATCAAGCGAAGATGGCCATTGAGACCAACCCATATAGCGATACATTTGGGCCCAAGGCTCAGAGGAAACGTGTTAAGCTGGGTGTTGGATCACTGGAAGACTTGGCTGGCGAGACGGCCAAGATGCATGATGCCTATGTTGAGAAGTCAGATCATCAGACTCATGCCGATGGTTCGCTCGCCGTCTCTGGAGATGTTTCTGCTGCGCAAGACGATGCGCATACCACAACGGCCACTGCAGTTGAGTCGGTCTTCTCCAAGGGTCAAAGTAAGCGGATTTGGAACGAGCTTTACAAAGTCATTGATTCTTCGGACGTTATCATCCACGTCATTGATGCCCGTGACCCTGAAGGTACACGGTGTAGGGGTATTGAAAAGTACATCCGTGAAGAGGCACCTCACAAGCACTTGATCTTCGTGCTCAATAAGTGTGACCTTGTCCCAACAGGTGTAGCGGTAAGTTTCTCACGCTTCCCCTCTtat GCCGCCTGGGTACGACACTTGTCTAAAGACCATCCGACGCTGGCTTTCCATGCCTCGATCAATAACTCATTCGGTAAAGGTTCTTTGATCCAACTCCTGAGACAGTTTTCCTCTCTTCACTCGGAACGGAAGCAGATCTCTGTAGGATTCATTGGCTATCCGAACACGGGTAAATCCTCTATCATCAACACCTTGCGCAAAAAGAAGGTGTGCACTGTGGCCCCCATTCCCGGTGAGACCAAGGTCTGGCAGTATATCACTCTGATGAAGAGGATCTACCTCATCGACTGTCCCGGTGTGGTCCCACCCAACCAAAATGACACGCCCGAAGATATTTTGCTTCGTGGTGTCTGTCGTGTCGAGAATGTAGAGAATCCCGAACAGTACATCCCTGCTGTTCTCAAACGGGTTCAGCCCAGACACCTTGAACGTACTTACGGAGTGAAGGGCTCTGATGATCCTCTGGAGTTCTTGGCTGTTCTTGCACGTAAGGGTGGAAGGCTACTCCGTGGAGGAGAGCCTGACTTTGATGGTGTTGCCAAGATGGTGATCAATGATTTCCTCAGAGGCAAGATCCCATGGTTTACTCCACCACCTCACACACCCGGTGAGGAGGGTGAAAAGGTTAACGGCCGTGAAGGCCGACTCGGTGAAATGGGTCGAAAGCGGAAGCTTGACGCAGTTtcagaagaaacagagaagaatGAAGCGAAATCTGGTTCCACTTCTGATGGAGAGTTTGAGGGCTTCGGTgacagtgatgatgatgacaatgACTCCATCGCAAACCTTGAAGTCAGTGATGAGGAAAGTGGAGAGGAAAATGACTGA
- a CDS encoding Ca2+/calmodulin-dependent protein kinase (protein kinase, putative) translates to MADDGMSIVPYGSSNLDVVLRHNDSVVVFDRDSQQLVLRNATESNADIDLTDCPYCHRPLHNNGGGQEGHHTSSGGQPEFINPNYFRMLHRSLPSSATSSTSSSPHRRLVQPALPDGPTSEPSGGTSASQGISSAAFTPNYFKKFFVEEGILGKGGKGVVLLVKHVLDGVSLGHYACKRVPVGDDHEWLEKVLGEVQLLQHLTHQNLVSYRHVWLEDAKISTFGPSVPCAFILQQYCNAGDLHNYICGSVQTSTTAQQLKERLRRRSRGEPDPRSDANEPRKLHFEEIYSFFKDITSGLRYLHANGYIHRDLKPNNCLLHKTSDGIRVLVSDFGEVQAQNSIRLSTGATGTVSYCAPEVLRREYPGGPFGNFTFKSDIFSLGMILYFLCFAQLPYSNADLIHEEREDLDRLREEISQWAGFDDARRMRPELPEQLYTFLERLLSVNPDRRPSADDVLNGLQAGASVNENIRSRRTGSSSSDGHSGSRMQFAENSTAASFSRPPTSPKKPFSRSPVALRRNPAYESNGGGPMAFVDDLGPHDERRMSLGPERDMIIRGRYSNTPSLPSAQNEPSAVHENREPLQHLLPPPSSGSSLTRIFPFSSSTLPDLQIPLPTIQLGFFLLKVVSAFQPCSPLAVNPWMFYPLLLLAALNLRTQSIGMQTMFLIIHLVAVSLSMQFGVMCLWQTPRLMMFSK, encoded by the exons ATGGCGGACGACGGCATGTCCATTGTACCCTACGGATCTTCTAACCTTGATGTCGTACT ACGCCATAATGACTCAGTCGTGGTCTTTGATCGTGACTCTCAGCAGCTTGTTCTCCGAAATGCTACCGAGAGCAATGCTGACATTGACTTGACTGACTGTCCCTATTGCCATCGTCCGCTGCATAACAACGGCGGGGGACAAGAAGGTCACCATACAAGTTCAGGAGGACAGCCCGAATTTATCAATCCCAATTATTTTCGCATGCTTCATAGAAGCTTACCTAGCTCTGCGACTTCGTCAACTTCATCGTCCCCTCACCGACGCCTCGTTCagccagctcttccagacgGCCCCACCAGTGAACCAAGCGGCGGAACGTCCGCATCCCAGGGTATATCGTCGGCGGCTTTCACACCCAATTACTTCAAGAAGTTCTTTGTTGAGGAGGGTATACTAGGCAAAGGTGGAAAAGGCGTTGTATTGCTCGTGAAACATGTGTTAGACGGGGTGTCGCTGGGGCACTACGCTTGCAAGCGCGTGCCCGTCGGAGATGACCACGAGTGGCTTGAGAAAGTCCTGGGGGAAGTTCAATTGCTGCAACATCTCACACATCAGAACCTGGTCTCCTACCGTCACGTATGGCTTGAAGATGCGAAGATCAGCACTTTTGGGCCAAGTGTACCCTGCGCCTTCATCCTACAGCAATATTGCAATGCAGGTGACCTGCATAACTACATCTGTGGGTCGGTACAGACGTCTACAACCGCCCAGCAATTGAAAGAGCGTCTTAGGAGGAGGTCCCGAGGTGAGCCGGATCCTCGTTCTGATGCCAACGAACCTCGCAAACTCCACTTCGAggaaatatattcttttttcaaaGATATCACATCCGGTCTACGTTATCTCCATGCCAATGGCTACATTCACCGTGACCTTAAACCAAACAACTGCTTACTGCACAAAACAAGTGATGGTATACGCGTATTGGTCAGCGACTTCGGTGAAGTTCAGGCTCAGAATTCGATCCGGCTGTCTACCGGGGCGACCGGGACTGTGTCGTATTGCGCACCTGAAGTGTTGCGCCGTGAATACCCCGGAGGACCGTTTGGAAACTTCACGTTCAAATCGGACATATTCTCTTTGGGAATGATTCTCTACTTTTTATGTTTTGCGCAGCTTCCTTACAGCAATGCTGACCTAATCCATGAGGAGAGGGAAGATCTTGATCGACTCCGGGAAGAGATCAGCCAGTGGGCGGGTTTTGATGATGCTCGCAGGATGAGACCTGAATTGCCTGAGCAACTTTATACCTTCCTCGAACGGCTATTATCTGTGAACCCTGACCGCCGACCATCTGCAGACGACGTTCTGAACGGTCTCCAGGCTGGGGCTAGTGTGAATGAGAACATACGATCCAGAAGGACTGGCTCTTCGAGTTCTGACGGGCATTCCGGTTCCAGGATGCAATTTGCTGAAAACTCAACagctgcttctttctccagaCCGCCTACATCTCCAAAAAAACCTTTTTCACGAAGTCCGGTGGCTCTCCGCCGCAATCCCGCCTACGAGTCCAATGGGGGCGGACCGATGGCCTTTGTCGACGATCTGGGCCCTCATGACGAACGGAGAATGTCGCTAGGCCCCGAAAGAGATATGATCATTCGGGGGAGGTATTCCAACACTCCGTCTCTCCCCTCGGCCCAGAATGAGCCCTCTGCAGTGCATGAGAATCGTGAACCTCTCCAACATTTACTCCCTCCACCTTCTAGCGGATCGTCCCTGACCAGGATTTTTCCATTCTCATCAAGCACACTTCCTGATTTGCAGATCCCGCTACCTACGATCCAATtgggtttttttcttcttaagGTTGTTTCAGCGTTCCAGCCCTGCAGCCCTCTCGCAGTGAATCCCTGGATGTTTTACCCTTTGCTACTGCTAGCAGCGTTAAACCTACGAACTCAAAGCATCGGCATGCAAACAATGTTTCTCATAATACACCTTGTTGCCGTTAGCCTCAGCATGCAGTTTGGCGTTATGTGCCTTTGGCAGACTCCACGGTTGATGATGTTCTCCAAATAA